The following coding sequences lie in one Arachis ipaensis cultivar K30076 chromosome B03, Araip1.1, whole genome shotgun sequence genomic window:
- the LOC107630433 gene encoding G-type lectin S-receptor-like serine/threonine-protein kinase LECRK1, translating to MTGANVAAATTALLLLITTISSSSQDPRHNQIPLGSALYPTTQPTSWLSPSGLFAFGFYQQQQANNNGGFALGIWLVGRNGSKNTVVWTATTSDDPPLTPNARLELTKQGKLVLETQESNNLIANTSETAYSASMLDSGNLILYHQNSTIIWQSFDHPTDTILGGQSLPYEAQLLSGYSSSSRKRFILAMQSDGNLVLYPGDTANTPIDAYWASGTFNPPGLKYHLYLDANDSSLLIKDNTSSIQRVLYSGSSLPGRGSKIYRATLDTDGFFRLNAHDINNANLYTLSGWPQGNNSCLVKGICGHNSICKFDARKPHCTCLPGYDYIDPNQHSLGCRRNISQPNCAGKDYMVPMQNLVWANRPYYAAAKKLQKEECASSCLVDCKCWAALYTNGLCIRQEPPLRYARFTVQDEQPSSAFLKVGNMKLNAPMPVPDQPPQKSSTSDKAILRIVLVTSIFTLIFCSTIGISCHLMSKIRVLKYKRLLEIRDLGLNEEVALRRFSYSELKRATNGFKQELGKGSFGAVYKGVLYKEGRSRRLIAVKRLEKLVEDGEREFQAEVRAIGKTHHRNLVRLLGFCAEGPKRLLVYEYMSNGSLGKLLFGDERLPDWDERVRIALDIARGILYLHEECEAPIIHCDIKPQNILMDEFWTAKISDFGLAKLLMPDQTRTFTGVRGTRGYLAPEWNKNTPITVKADIYSYGIVLLETVCCRRNLDVNVSEPNEILLSGWAYKCFVAGEVHKLVHREEVDKNVVENMVKVALWCIQDEPVLRPSMKSVVLMLEGVTDVPVPPCPTSNSM from the coding sequence ATGACAGGTGCTAATGTTGCAGCGGCAACAACGGCGCTCCTTCTTCTCATCACGACCATTTCCTCCTCATCGCAAGACCCACGTCATAATCAGATACCACTTGGCTCAGCTCTTTACCCAACTACTCAGCCCACTTCATGGCTTTCCCCTTCCGGCCTCTTTGCATTTGGCTTTTACCAGCAGCAGCAGGCCAATAATAATGGCGGTTTTGCCCTTGGGATTTGGTTGGTTGGCAGAAACGGAAGCAAAAACACAGTGGTATGGACTGCAACAACCAGTGATGATCCGCCGCTCACTCCGAATGCAAGACTCGAACTAACCAAACAAGGTAAACTTGTTCTTGAAACACAAGAGAGTAATAATCTTATTGCTAATACCAGTGAAACTGCTTACTCTGCCTCCATGCTTGATTCTGGAAACTTAATTCTCTACCACCAGAATTCCACCATCATATGGCAGAGTTTTGACCACCCAACTGACACAATCCTAGGGGGCCAGTCTCTACCATATGAAGCTCAACTGCTGTCTGGTTATAGCTCGTCATCAAGAAAACGATTTATTCTCGCCATGCAGTCTGATGGGAATCTTGTTCTGTATCCTGGAGACACGGCGAACACACCCATCGATGCGTATTGGGCATCTGGAACTTTCAACCCTCCCGGTCTCAAGTATCATCTTTACCTTGATGCCAACGATAGCTCTCTGCTCATCAAGGACAACACTTCAAGCATCCAAAGGGTTCTCTATTCTGGTTCATCTTTGCCGGGAAGAGGAAGCAAAATATATCGTGCTACACTGGATACTGATGGATTCTTCCGGTTGAATGCGCATGATATCAACAATGCCAACCTCTACACTCTCTCGGGATGGCCACAAGGCAACAATTCTTGTTTGGTAAAGGGTATCTGTGGCCACAACAGCATCTGCAAATTCGATGCCAGGAAGCCACACTGCACTTGTCTTCCTGGATACGACTATATTGATCCCAACCAACACAGTCTTGGTTGTAGAAGAAACATTTCCCAACCAAACTGCGCTGGAAAAGATTACATGGTCCCTATGCAAAATTTGGTGTGGGCCAATCGTCCTTATTACGCCGCGGCCAAGAAGTTGCAGAAAGAGGAATGCGCATCCTCTTGTTTGGTGGATTGCAAGTGCTGGGCTGCTCTTTATACCAACGGGCTCTGCATCAGGCAAGAGCCCCCTCTCAGGTATGCTAGATTCACGGTGCAAGACGAACAACCCTCCTCCGCGTTCTTGAAGGTCGGAAACATGAAGCTCAATGCTCCTATGCCTGTGCCTGATCAACCACCTCAAAAGAGTAGTACTAGTGACAAAGCAATTCTGCGTATTGTTCTTGTTACCTCCATTTTCACTCTGATTTTCTGCTCAACTATTGGGATATCTTGCCATTTGATGTCGAAGATTCGAGTTCTCAAGTACAAGAGGCTCTTGGAGATTAGGGACTTGGGGCTGAATGAGGAAGTGGCTTTGAGGAGATTTTCATACAGTGAGCTCAAGAGAGCAACCAACGGTTTCAAACAAGAATTGGGAAAGGGCTCTTTTGGAGCAGTGTACAAAGGGGTTTTATACAAGGAGGGAAGAAGTAGGAGACTCATTGCGGTGAAGAGACTTGAGAAGTTGGTTGAAGATGGAGAAAGAGAGTTCCAAGCAGAGGTGAGAGCCATTGGAAAAACACACCACAGGAACCTTGTTCGCTTGCTTGGCTTCTGTGCCGAGGGTCCCAAAAGGCTTCTGGTCTATGAATACATGAGTAATGGTTCCCTTGGGAAGCTTCTCTTTGGCGATGAAAGGCTTCCAGATTGGGATGAAAGAGTCAGAATAGCTCTGGATATTGCAAGAGGGATCCTCTATCTGCATGAAGAATGTGAGGCACCCATCATTCACTGCGACATAAAGCCTCAAAATATCTTGATGGATGAGTTCTGGACTGCCAAAATATCTGATTTCGGGCTAGCAAAGCTTCTCATGCCGGATCAAACAAGAACCTTCACAGGAGTTAGAGGGACAAGAGGGTACTTGGCCCCTGAATGGAACAAGAACACACCAATAACAGTGAAGGCTGATATCTACAGCTATGGGATAGTGCTTCTTGAGACAGTGTGTTGCAGGAGAAACCTTGATGTTAATGTGTCAGAGCCAAATGAGATTCTTCTGTCTGGTTGGGCCTATAAGTGCTTTGTTGCTGGAGAGGTGCACAAGCTAGTTCATCGGGAAGAAGTGGATAAGAATGTTGTGGAAAATATGGTGAAGGTGGCACTGTGGTGTATCCAAGATGAACCTGTTCTCCGGCCTTCAATGAAGAGTGTGGTGCTCATGCTTGAAGGGGTTACTGATGTGCCAGTTCCTCCTTGCCCAACTTCTAATTCCATGTGA
- the LOC110269452 gene encoding protein FAR1-RELATED SEQUENCE 5-like yields the protein MRDAIKNVLPDVTHRLCGWHLQRNACENIKNPNFLRDFKDLIYYYNDCRDFDRRWVAILDKHNLVRNTWMEKTYKTRAMWSYCFLRDKFFRYIRTTSQCECINSLIRFYVNRTNTLINFMHNLDKALKEYRNNELIADFKSQYSEPVMITLLEVYERSASCYFTRNIFKEIRNEIQRVGALNIKVLSMVLDKVEFSVTALGDLAKESKIDGWKSIEVKICSCARASCLNHAAFPVVTFSMP from the coding sequence ATGCGAGATGCAATCAAGAATGTTCTTCCTGATGTGACCCATCGGTTATGCGGGTGGCATCTTCAGCGAAATGCATGTGAAAATATAAAGAATCCTAATTTCCTACGGGATTTTAAGGATCTTATATACTACTACAACGACTGCAGAGATTTTGATCGAAGATGGGTAGCCATTTTGGATAAGCACAACCTTGTTAGGAATACGTGGATGGAAAAGACTTACAAAACTCGTGCGATGTGGTCCTATTGTTTCTTACGGGATAAGTTTTTCAGGTACATAAGGACGACGTCACAATGTGAATGTATAAACTCTCTCATCAGATTTTACGTTAATCGCACGAATACTCTCATCAACTTTATGCATAACCTAGATAAAGCCTTAAAGGAGTATAGAAACAATGAATTAATAGCTGACTTTAAGTCTCAGTACTCTGAGCCAGTGATGATTACTTTATTGGAGGTATATGAAAGATCTGCATCATGTTATTTCACTCGCAACATTTTTAAGGAAATTCGTAATGAGATCCAGAGGGTAGGGGCTTTGAATATCAAGGTATTAAGCATGGTCTTGGACAAGGTTGAGTTCAGTGTAACTGCTCTCGGAGACCTGGCCAAAGAATCAAAGATCGACGGGTGGAAGTCAATAGAAGTAAAAATCTGTTCTTGTGCTCGTGCAAGCTGTTTGAATCACGCGGCATTCCCTGTAGTCACATTTTCTATGCCATGA
- the LOC110269451 gene encoding protein FAR1-RELATED SEQUENCE 5-like has translation MSTYEHDVKTDSDNDLGDFDYESNAHDDVEDDDVDSLDSTSKSEQDCSVKRIAILMVENIWNLEFRTEDEACQFYNAYACWHGFVMRKDDVVKDKEGKIICRQLVCNKEGWRNMMYLDLDNRSREARSLMETKCPARLKIKVDYGCGRWKVSCFVESHNHDLTPPQFTHLVPANRRLTVTDKVQVKNLHNFGVKTCHIMGYIAFQKGRYRHAGFTRKDLYNHIDGYHRSKVKNEDANAAINYLIGKLNNDPLFFGKYTFTSDQRLEHIFWADGQSIVDYHWFGDIIAFDSTYKKNKYSKPLVIFSGCNHHGQTVIFGSGLLSDETTDMYKWLLEMFVEAMGGNHPKAVIIDED, from the coding sequence ATGTCCACATACGAGCATGATGTTAAGACTGATTCTGATAATGATTTGGGTGATTTTGATTATGAATCGAATGCACACGATGATGttgaagatgatgatgttgattcGTTGGATTCTACTAGCAAGAGTGAACAAGATTGTAGTGTAAAAAGAATAGCAATTTTAATGGTTGAGAATATTTGGAACCTGGAGTTTAGGACAGAGGATGAGGCTTGCCAATTTTATAATGCTTATGCTTGTTGGCATGGCTTTGTAATGAGGAAGGATGACGTCGTGAAGGATAAGGAAGGTAAAATTATTTGCAGGCAACTTGTTTGCAATAAAGAGGGCTGGAGGAATATGATGTATCTTGATCTGGATAATAGATCAAGGGAGGCAAGGTCACTCATGGAAACCAAGTGTCCAGCTCGTCTTAAGATCAAGGTTGACTACGGCTGTGGTAGATGGAAGGTATCATGTTTTGTGGAATCTCACAACCATGATTTGACCCCCCCCCAATTTACGCATCTTGTTCCAGCCAATCGTCGTCTCACTGTTACTGATAAAGTCCAAGTgaaaaatcttcataattttggtGTCAAGACGTGCCATATTATGGGATATATTGCATTCCAGAAGGGTAGATATCGTCATGCTGGCTTCACACGCAAAGATTTGTACAACCATATTGATGGTTATCATAGATCAAAAGTAAAAAACGAGGATGCCAATGCAGCAATAAACTATTTGATTGGAAAATTGAACAACGATCCGCTGTTCTTTGGGAAGTATACGTTCACTAGTGACCAAAGGCTCGAGCATATATTTTGGGCAGACGGGCAATCAATTGTCGACTATCACTGGTTTGGAGATATTATTGCCTTTGATTCAACGTACAAGAAGAATAAATACAGCAAACCTTTGGTCATTTTCTCCGGATGCAATCATCATGGGCAGACAGTTATTTTCGGCTCCGGTCTACTATCAGATGAAACGACAGACATGTATAAGTGGTTGTTGGAAATGTTTGTTGAAGCGATGGGTGGGAATCATCCTAAAGCAGTTATAATCGATGAAGACTGA